One stretch of Eupeodes corollae chromosome 2, idEupCoro1.1, whole genome shotgun sequence DNA includes these proteins:
- the LOC129944528 gene encoding uncharacterized protein LOC129944528, with the protein MKPFVIRSPVAAILTNYDRKFLNGVTRDWNKSLKWHGFLKRWHSNRKCLENAIVDNVSSIMADQAKGESVCKIDVRPKFTGYRRLNLNKSFSYSIICGRCGSKGHKASDASCPAKGKTCHACGLKDHFSRCCFRRESASQNSFTGKRRNSKPDIEQANNKLKRENVQMVDTGSKLGCKNIEDEYDDIFCIDSNEKENSDIFSIDSNDEGNKIWCTIGGIEIELIVDSGVRYNVIDKLSWLDLNAKNIVIVHKQKEVDIDFRAYGGYPLKFIGMFTAVIKAGKSESLAKFYVANELGKVLLGYETGYALGVLKIGVNLGSQVSGVNVNAINSNEIECESVGKIRVVMVDIPIRSDVKPVAQPYRRVPVALEKLVDERIDKMLREGIIEQVNGVAKWVSPLVIAPKGKDDVRICVDMRRANLAVERENHPLPTMDDFLPHLCEAKWFSKLDVKQAYHQV; encoded by the coding sequence ATGAAACCATTCGTGATCAGATCACCAGTGGCTGCCATTCTGACAAATTACGACAGAAAATTCTTGAACGGGGTGACGAGAGATTGGAACAAATCGTTAAAATGGCACGGATTTTTGAAGCGGTGGCACAGCAACAGAAAATGTTTGGAAAACGCAATTGTCGATAATGTCAGTTCAATAATGGCAGACCAGGCAAAAGGAGAAAGCGTTTGCAAGATTGATGTGAGACCGAAGTTTACAGGCTATCGGAGACTGAATCTGAACAAAAGCTTCAGTTATTCCATTATATGTGGCCGGTGTGGATCGAAAGGTCACAAAGCATCGGATGCCAGTTGTCCAGCTAAAGGAAAGACGTGTCACGCGTGTGGTCTAAAGGATCATTTCTCAAGGTGCTGTTTTCGTCGTGAATCTGCCAGTCAGAATAGTTTCACTGGTAAGCGAAGGAACAGTAAGCCGGACATTGAGCAAGCAAACAACAAACTCAAGCGAGAAAACGTACAAATGGTTGACACGGGTTCTAAGCTTGGttgtaaaaatattgaagaCGAGTATGATGACATTTTCTGTATTGACTCAAATGAAAAGGAAAATTCAGACATTTTCTCCATCGACTCAAATGATGAAGGTAACAAGATCTGGTGTACTATTGGTGGTATTGAAATCGAGTTAATCGTGGACTCGGGTGTCCGATACAATGTTATTGACAAGCTGTCATGGCTGGATTTGAATGCAAAGAACATTGTGATAGTGCACAAGCAGAAGGAGGTGGATATCGATTTTCGGGCTTATGGGGGGTATCCACTCAAGTTCATCGGAATGTTCACCGCTGTCATCAAGGCAGGAAAAAGCGAAAGTTTGGCAAAATTTTACGTGGCAAATGAACTAGGAAAAGTGTTGCTGGGATATGAAACAGGATATGCTCTCGGGGTACTGAAAATCGGAGTCAACCTTGGGTCCCAAGTCAGCGGCGTGAACGTCAATGCTATCAATTCAAATGAAATCGAGTGCGAATCGGTTGGTAAAATCAGAGTTGTGATGGTTGATATTCCAATCAGGTCGGATGTGAAGCCAGTAGCACAGCCATATCGGCGAGTCCCGGTTGCATTGGAAAAATTGGTTGATGAAAGAATTGATAAAATGCTGCGTGAAGGGATTATCGAGCAGGTGAACGGTGTTGCTAAGTGGGTGTCACCGCTGGTGATTGCACCTAAAGGAAAAGATGATGTCCGCATTTGTGTTGATATGCGCAGAGCAAACCTGGCAGTTGAGCGAGAAAACCACCCGTTGCCAACCATGGATGACTTTCTGCCTCATTTGTGCGAAGCGAAGTGGTTTTCAAAACTGGATGTTAAGCAAGCATATCACCAGGTTTAG